From Roseateles sp. SL47:
TTGACCGCACCAATGTCCTTGCCCACCAGCTCCAGGCCGTTGAGCAGCGCTGCGCTGGAGATGATGGCCGTGCCATGCTGGTCATCATGGAAGACCGGGATGTTCATGCGGGCGCTGAGTTGCTTCTCGATGTAGAAGCACTCCGGTGCCTTGATGTCTTCCAGGTTGATGCCGCCCAGCGTCGGCTCCATGGCGGCAATGATGTCCACCAGCTTGTCCGGATCGCGCTCGGCCAGTTCGATGTCGAAGACGTCAATGCCGGCAAATTTCTTGAACAGGCAGCCCTTGCCTTCCATCACCGGCTTGGCGGCCAGCGGGCCGATGTCTCCCAGGCCCAGCACCGCCGTGCCGTTGGTGACCACGCCCACGAGGTTGCCCCGCGAGGTGTATTCGGCCGCCAGGGTCGGGTCTTTTTCAATGTCCAGGCACGGATAGGCCACACCCGGCGAATAGGCCAGGGAGAGGTCGCGCTGATTGGACAGGGCCTTGGTCGGCGTGACGGCAATCTTGCCGCGCGTGGGGAAACGGTGATAGTCCAGCGCGGCATCGCGCAGGGCCGCTTCGGCAGGACTGAGGCCAAGGCCGTTGTTGTGTTCACTCATGCGGGTTCTCCGTCGCGACCAATCGCGAATCTGGATCTGACAGGGGCTCTCATTAGACAGGAGCCCCTCGTTAAGCAAATGGGGGCACGAAGCTTAATGGCTGTTGCCCCGTCCTGCCGATGCTTTGAGTTTTAACTCGCATGCAAAGATGGCAATGCATCGGGCGCTCACCAGGCCACACCTGTCGGCATTCGCACAACAGGTCGGGAGATCTCCCCAGAACACGGGCCGTTCCAGACATCTTCCGCGCACGCCACCTCCCTAGAATCGCGGCGCCTCCAGCCTTCGTGATTGCCCTAGCATGCCTTTCAAGTCCGTCCCTGCTCCCTTCACCCCAACACACGCTGCCACCGCAGGGGGCTCGCGCCGTGTTCTGCGCGGCCTCTGGCTGGGCGCATTGCTGACCCTCGCCTCCAGCGCGTTTGCCCAGGTGCAGGGCGCAGGCGCGTCCTTCCCTTCGCTGGTCTACGGACGCTGGGCCCTCGCCTATGAAAAGAGCAACGGCGGCCAGGCCGTGACCTACAAGGCCACCGGTTCGGGTGATGGCGTCAAGCGCATCACCGCCCGCGAGGTGCAGTTCGGCGGCAGCGATTCCCCCTTGTCGGCCGAGGAACTGGCGAAGCGGCATCTGGTGCAGATTCCGATGCTGGTGGGCGGCATCGTGCCGGTGGTGCAGTTGCCCAGCGTGCCCGAAGGGCGGCTGCAACTCAGCGGCGAGGTGCTGGCGGACCTGATGGCCGGCCGCATCCGCCAGTGGAATGACCCGCGCATCACCGCCCTCAATCCGGGTCTGCCACTGCCTGCCCTGGCCGTTCGCCGGGTGGTGCGCGCCGACAAGTCCGGCACCAGTGAAGGCTTCACCCGCTATCTGAGCGAGGTCTCGCCCAGCTTCGCCGCCGAGATCGGCACCAATGCCCAGCCCAAGTGGCCGGGCGAGGTGGAGCGCGCCGAGGGCAACGACGGCATGGTCAAGGCCCTGAAGGCCGCGCCCGGGTCGATTGCCTATGTC
This genomic window contains:
- the pstS gene encoding phosphate ABC transporter substrate-binding protein PstS: MPFKSVPAPFTPTHAATAGGSRRVLRGLWLGALLTLASSAFAQVQGAGASFPSLVYGRWALAYEKSNGGQAVTYKATGSGDGVKRITAREVQFGGSDSPLSAEELAKRHLVQIPMLVGGIVPVVQLPSVPEGRLQLSGEVLADLMAGRIRQWNDPRITALNPGLPLPALAVRRVVRADKSGTSEGFTRYLSEVSPSFAAEIGTNAQPKWPGEVERAEGNDGMVKALKAAPGSIAYVSYDRVQAERLNAVRLRNAAGQWVSANEAGFRASIAESELSRKGDDLASLMNRPGASSWPITMTSFVLIDATPAKGDEASPVMRFLYWCFMHGDDLTRGTGFAPLPLTLQSKLAARFGAVKAQDGKVPHYQAM